In one Mucilaginibacter sp. PAMB04168 genomic region, the following are encoded:
- a CDS encoding SusC/RagA family TonB-linked outer membrane protein, producing MRKTLPAFFPSVFTAFSVALFLTGIGASTAYGAGRFAEHNKLVKDGGDTKKVKKRKMVKPIADTPLVLTPALTDTSAYYSALFRRQLKRTSIESVGEVYNADIRKTIAANFGTMITGRLAGLYTQQTSGAPGGDDVSLQLRGRNPVVLIDGTPQSFSSINAEQIESITVLKDALSTAMYGLRSANGLILITTKKGDSRSNTFSFNALQGVTQPVSKPKFLDAYNYATLYNEALTNDGYAAAYSPADLEAFRTGSDPLGHPNVNWQNEVLRNRAAFSSYDLSASGGNKSVRYFADLNYWKQQGFFKTDADRSYNTNADYTRYILRTNVEFDINKYLLASVNLFGRIQDFNEPGATTETILTNLRNTPNSAYPVFNANGSLAGNLNFQNNIYGQVFQSGYRPSNSRDFKFDVALKGNLDPLIKGMWAKALVAMRSYSLEDVNRSRALVVYEPLAGANGTTTYRQYGNIADQVNTATINTQNRLNYTELSLGYDKHTGVHQFNGLLLANNDVRSINSDVSIRYVGLSGNLSYSYNDKYLVQVSAGYNGSNHFAQGNRYGFFPAVGLGWVINKEHFLSDTRWLNNLKLRATYGKTGYDASGYYEYEQYYTSGSNYNLGTTPTTATGLTLANLANPNQTWEKANKLNIGIDAAILNNAVTFSAEYFNNKYYDLLITRGGSSNLFGITYPDENLGQNRYSGFEFQAAYQKQSKYFGFYVSPNLTIQRSKVLFQDEVTYPYSYMQRTGQTVGQIYGYLADGLFQTQAEANAAAKPFSTARAGDIKYRDINSDGVINSYDQTVIGNKGPLIYYGLNLGVNWKGVDISALLQGVSNRSLIVGNTGVAGLPQGLPTSSYLIPANQVWEFQTNGRGQAYESNLNRWTPATAATATYPRASVGTNLNNSQLSSFWVRSGNYMRLKSVELGYTLPLQLTGKIGLKQARIYINGYNLFTATKLKDVDPEGFSGLYPVQKMFNAGINVKF from the coding sequence ATGAGAAAAACTTTACCAGCGTTTTTTCCATCAGTTTTTACGGCTTTTTCGGTAGCCCTTTTTTTAACAGGTATTGGCGCATCAACGGCCTATGGCGCAGGCCGCTTTGCAGAGCACAATAAACTAGTTAAGGACGGCGGGGATACAAAAAAGGTGAAAAAGCGAAAAATGGTTAAACCGATAGCCGACACACCTTTAGTACTAACGCCTGCCTTAACAGATACAAGTGCCTACTATTCTGCGCTGTTTCGCAGGCAGTTGAAACGCACCAGTATTGAGTCGGTAGGCGAGGTTTATAATGCCGACATCCGTAAAACCATTGCCGCCAATTTTGGCACCATGATAACCGGCAGGCTTGCGGGCCTCTACACACAGCAAACATCCGGAGCACCTGGTGGGGATGATGTATCGCTGCAGCTACGCGGCCGTAATCCGGTTGTACTAATTGACGGTACACCTCAAAGCTTTTCATCAATTAATGCTGAGCAAATTGAGTCGATTACCGTTTTAAAAGATGCGCTTTCTACCGCAATGTACGGCTTGCGGTCCGCAAACGGACTTATCTTGATCACTACAAAAAAAGGCGATTCCCGCAGTAACACATTCTCATTTAATGCCCTGCAGGGTGTAACCCAACCGGTAAGCAAGCCTAAATTTTTAGACGCTTATAATTATGCCACACTTTATAACGAGGCTTTGACCAATGATGGCTATGCTGCTGCATATTCCCCTGCCGATTTGGAAGCCTTCAGAACCGGGAGCGACCCCTTGGGTCACCCTAACGTAAACTGGCAAAATGAGGTTTTGCGCAACCGGGCAGCTTTTAGCAGCTATGATTTATCTGCTTCAGGAGGTAATAAAAGTGTACGCTATTTTGCCGATTTAAACTACTGGAAACAGCAAGGCTTTTTTAAAACGGATGCTGATCGGAGCTACAACACCAACGCAGATTATACACGATACATTTTACGCACTAATGTTGAATTTGATATCAACAAATACTTATTAGCCAGTGTAAATCTATTTGGCCGGATACAGGATTTTAATGAACCCGGCGCTACTACCGAAACCATTTTAACCAACCTGCGCAACACGCCAAACAGCGCTTATCCGGTTTTTAATGCCAACGGCTCTCTTGCTGGCAATCTGAATTTTCAAAACAATATTTACGGACAGGTTTTTCAGTCGGGTTACCGCCCCTCAAACAGCCGCGATTTTAAGTTTGATGTAGCGCTGAAGGGCAATCTCGACCCTTTAATTAAAGGTATGTGGGCAAAAGCACTGGTTGCCATGCGCTCATACAGTTTGGAAGATGTGAACCGCAGCCGCGCGCTTGTAGTTTATGAGCCGTTGGCTGGCGCTAATGGCACTACCACCTATCGGCAGTACGGTAACATTGCCGACCAGGTAAATACGGCCACCATTAACACCCAAAACAGATTAAATTATACCGAACTATCCTTAGGGTATGATAAACATACCGGTGTACACCAGTTTAACGGTTTACTGCTGGCCAATAACGATGTTCGGTCCATTAATAGTGATGTTTCCATACGATATGTAGGTCTGTCAGGTAATTTGTCTTACAGTTATAATGATAAATATCTGGTTCAGGTATCTGCCGGCTACAATGGCTCTAATCATTTTGCTCAGGGCAATCGTTATGGTTTTTTTCCGGCTGTAGGTTTAGGTTGGGTTATTAATAAGGAACACTTTTTAAGTGATACCCGCTGGTTAAATAACCTGAAGCTGCGGGCAACGTATGGCAAAACGGGTTATGATGCTTCCGGCTATTATGAGTACGAGCAGTATTATACATCAGGCAGCAATTACAATTTGGGCACAACACCCACAACTGCTACCGGTTTAACGCTGGCTAACCTGGCCAACCCCAATCAAACCTGGGAAAAAGCCAATAAATTGAACATTGGCATAGACGCAGCCATACTCAATAATGCAGTTACGTTTAGTGCCGAATATTTTAACAACAAATATTACGATTTATTAATAACCCGGGGCGGCAGCAGTAATTTGTTCGGTATAACCTATCCGGATGAAAACCTGGGTCAAAACCGTTACAGCGGCTTTGAGTTTCAGGCAGCCTATCAAAAGCAAAGCAAGTATTTCGGATTTTATGTATCACCCAATTTGACCATACAGCGCTCAAAAGTACTTTTCCAGGATGAGGTGACCTATCCTTACAGTTATATGCAGCGTACCGGTCAAACTGTTGGGCAAATTTATGGCTACCTGGCCGATGGATTGTTTCAAACACAAGCCGAAGCCAATGCAGCCGCTAAACCTTTTTCAACTGCCCGTGCAGGCGACATTAAGTACCGCGACATCAATAGCGACGGCGTTATCAACTCGTACGACCAGACGGTAATAGGCAACAAAGGTCCGCTTATTTATTACGGACTGAACCTTGGTGTAAATTGGAAAGGTGTTGATATATCGGCCTTGCTTCAGGGCGTAAGCAACAGAAGTTTGATTGTGGGTAATACCGGGGTTGCCGGTTTGCCGCAAGGGTTGCCAACCAGCAGCTATTTAATACCAGCTAACCAGGTTTGGGAGTTTCAGACCAACGGACGAGGACAGGCGTACGAAAGCAATTTAAATCGTTGGACCCCGGCTACCGCCGCTACAGCTACATATCCCAGAGCATCGGTAGGCACTAATTTAAATAACAGTCAGTTATCATCGTTTTGGGTACGCTCCGGTAATTATATGCGCTTAAAAAGTGTTGAACTGGGTTATACCCTGCCTTTACAGCTTACTGGTAAAATAGGGTTAAAACAAGCCCGCATTTATATCAACGGCTACAATTTATTTACGGCCACCAAACTTAAGGACGTTGATCCGGAGGGTTTCTCGGGCCTGTATCCGGTGCAGAAAATGTTTAACGCTGGTATAAACGTAAAATTTTAA
- a CDS encoding RagB/SusD family nutrient uptake outer membrane protein: MKKLYIAIAFLMSLTACKKALDEQPLEKITEDYVFDARDSVGTQALQVLNDIYSNLPNGFNRIDGNFLDAATDDAVSSRVNAAIVNLAQSRISPTINPDDAWAKYYTGIRKVNQYISKVTVIPNTNVKFWVAEAKALRAIFYFELLKRYGGIPLLGDRVYTLADNIQVKRNTFAECVNYLVAECDALSPQLRTEAQINANPSDFGRISKGAVLSLKSRVLLYAASPLFNGGVAAGGNAEQRLVAGYPTYDVTRWTAAANAAREVINLGSYSLDASFTNVFTARKSNETILSYLRAVTNDLEVNNGPVGYGVGSTGQGITSPSQDLVDSYPMLNGQPINESATYNPANPYAGRDPRLANTVLTNGTRWLNRNVETFEGGLDKPNRGNQVQTRTGYYLRKFLGNFTSATQYSTQNHNYPIFRYTEILLNFAEALNESAGPTTEVYKALTDIRKRAGITAGAGNLYGLKANMTQNEMRNAIKLERRIELAFEEHRYWDLRRWKDAETVLNRNVNGVSITLNSSTSVLSYQSIVADKTIFSAPKMYLYPIPFAETAKNNLLVQNIGW; encoded by the coding sequence ATGAAAAAATTATATATAGCTATAGCTTTTTTAATGAGCTTAACGGCTTGCAAGAAAGCGCTTGACGAGCAGCCGCTTGAAAAGATTACAGAAGACTATGTATTCGATGCCCGCGATTCTGTAGGCACACAAGCCTTACAGGTGCTAAATGATATCTATAGTAATTTGCCCAATGGATTTAACCGCATTGACGGTAACTTTTTAGATGCGGCTACCGATGATGCAGTATCATCAAGGGTTAATGCTGCAATTGTTAACCTGGCACAAAGCCGAATATCACCAACAATAAACCCTGATGATGCCTGGGCAAAGTATTACACGGGCATACGCAAGGTAAATCAATACATTAGCAAAGTAACCGTTATCCCCAATACCAACGTTAAGTTTTGGGTAGCCGAAGCCAAAGCATTACGCGCTATATTCTATTTTGAATTACTAAAACGTTATGGGGGAATACCATTACTGGGCGATAGAGTTTATACACTGGCTGACAACATACAGGTAAAACGTAACACGTTTGCAGAGTGTGTAAATTATTTAGTAGCCGAATGTGATGCACTGTCACCACAACTCAGAACCGAAGCGCAAATTAACGCCAACCCGTCTGACTTTGGACGTATTTCAAAAGGAGCAGTGCTGTCATTAAAATCAAGGGTGTTACTTTACGCCGCAAGCCCGCTGTTTAATGGCGGCGTTGCAGCAGGCGGAAATGCCGAACAGCGTTTGGTAGCTGGTTACCCTACCTATGATGTTACCCGTTGGACTGCCGCCGCCAACGCGGCCCGCGAGGTGATCAATTTGGGTAGCTACAGTTTGGATGCCTCATTCACTAACGTGTTTACCGCACGTAAAAGCAACGAAACTATTTTATCTTACCTCAGGGCAGTTACCAACGACCTGGAAGTGAACAATGGACCGGTAGGTTACGGCGTAGGTAGCACCGGGCAAGGCATTACCAGCCCCTCACAGGATTTGGTTGACTCATATCCTATGCTGAACGGGCAGCCCATCAACGAATCTGCTACCTACAACCCAGCTAACCCTTATGCCGGCCGCGATCCGCGTTTAGCTAATACCGTATTAACTAATGGTACTCGGTGGCTTAACCGCAATGTAGAAACGTTTGAAGGAGGCTTGGATAAACCTAATCGTGGTAACCAGGTACAAACACGTACGGGCTATTATCTACGTAAATTTTTAGGCAATTTTACCAGTGCCACTCAATATTCTACCCAAAACCATAACTACCCTATATTCAGGTATACCGAAATACTACTCAACTTTGCCGAAGCTTTGAATGAAAGTGCTGGTCCTACAACTGAGGTTTATAAGGCCTTAACCGATATACGCAAAAGAGCCGGTATTACTGCAGGCGCGGGCAACCTATATGGACTAAAAGCAAATATGACGCAAAACGAAATGCGCAATGCGATTAAGCTAGAACGCAGGATTGAATTGGCGTTTGAGGAACACCGCTACTGGGACTTACGCCGCTGGAAAGATGCTGAAACGGTATTAAACCGCAACGTGAATGGAGTTTCTATCACATTAAATTCCTCCACAAGTGTACTTTCTTACCAAAGTATTGTTGCCGACAAAACCATATTCTCCGCTCCTAAAATGTATTTGTATCCTATCCCTTTCGCCGAAACTGCGAAGAATAACTTGCTAGTACAAAATATTGGATGGTAG
- a CDS encoding TonB-dependent receptor, which produces MRRLYTLLILIICSVQVWAQQQVSGTVSDAKGALPGVTIFEKGMPQNGAMADNDGRFKITLKGTSGTLVFSFVGYLTKEVRVTGSNLNVTLAADAKGLEEVVIVGYGTQKKITNTGAVSAISGKDIRQTPSASLQNTLMGRVPGITTQQQSGRPGADGASIRIRGISTYGEGGGNPLIIVDDVEYPGPISEIDADQVETISVLKDAATTSVYGVKGANGVILITTRRGKAGGAKMTLRSELGFQVPTKLPQYLDSYESARLTNVALVGDGGTPRFTNADLEAFRTGSDPYGHPNIDWLKELLRPNTIQSRTNLNIQGGTEKMKYFIAGAYLYQNGVVKDFGSPDDIQNNYYYKRYNFRSNLDVQLTKTLLLNFDLSGNFGEQNVPHSLGKNGAFTNNIFLEIKDYTSLPPFAYQIYNPDRSYSYNPAYPTNIVGRLATGGYERDYNTDILSNIKLTQKLDFITKGLSVRALIAYNSRYGYARDLTRTYFPSYIYNPATGKYTPYNNGSAYVTRLENLSLAYSANANAYKRLNTQFSLNYDNKFGDHRIYGLALFNQYSNVPTRATSTATYVDVPINFRGATGRIGYDYKQRYLLEFNGAYNGSSQFPSNSRFGFFPSVSAGWNIAEESFMKNSKALDFIGLLKLRGSYGLVGSDAFTVSGDYAYLQTYPRSGSANIGETPNAITPIVEGPAGSDITWEKERQLNIGIDMTLFDNKLNITADVFNRNRYDILTTRRDIPALFGNTTNAVNIGRVRNRGFEVDARYNGKAGKVNYFVSANISVAKNKILYQSEPNPAYPWLSLTGYPVGSILGYNWIGYYQSADEIANPSVPKPVSSVVVKPGDLKYADLNGDGIIDVNDRTVLQYPNLPNTILGMTFGFTYRNFSFSSTLQSGLNYSLQGGSAEVNPFQNNFRKLHLDYWTPENTNPSYPRLTAVSNSLNNALSYVSDYWYRRSDYLRLKTAEISYSLPTALIKKLHVLEGARIYANGYNLFTVALKGKSKFDIDPESVSGTGNEGTYPQQKIYNLGIQLSF; this is translated from the coding sequence ATGAGAAGACTATATACATTATTGATTTTAATCATCTGCTCGGTGCAGGTATGGGCCCAGCAGCAGGTGAGCGGAACGGTAAGCGATGCAAAAGGTGCCTTACCCGGCGTAACCATATTTGAAAAAGGTATGCCGCAAAATGGTGCCATGGCTGATAACGATGGACGTTTTAAAATAACCTTGAAAGGTACAAGCGGTACGTTGGTTTTTAGCTTTGTAGGTTATTTAACTAAAGAGGTTAGAGTTACCGGCAGTAACCTTAACGTAACCTTAGCAGCCGATGCCAAGGGGCTTGAAGAAGTAGTAATTGTGGGCTATGGCACCCAAAAAAAGATAACCAACACAGGCGCGGTAAGTGCTATATCAGGTAAAGATATCAGGCAAACGCCTTCGGCCAGTTTGCAAAATACGCTGATGGGGCGGGTGCCGGGTATAACCACGCAACAACAATCGGGCAGGCCCGGTGCCGATGGCGCCAGCATTCGCATACGTGGTATCAGCACTTATGGCGAGGGCGGCGGTAACCCGCTTATCATTGTTGATGATGTAGAATATCCTGGCCCGATAAGCGAGATTGACGCCGACCAGGTAGAAACCATATCAGTTTTAAAAGATGCGGCCACTACCTCCGTTTATGGGGTTAAAGGTGCAAACGGCGTTATCCTGATTACTACGCGCCGTGGTAAAGCTGGCGGTGCTAAAATGACGTTACGGAGCGAACTGGGCTTTCAGGTGCCAACAAAGTTACCCCAGTATTTGGACTCTTATGAAAGCGCCCGTTTAACCAACGTCGCTTTAGTAGGTGACGGTGGTACCCCGCGTTTTACCAATGCCGATTTAGAAGCTTTTAGAACAGGAAGCGACCCCTACGGCCATCCCAATATTGACTGGCTTAAAGAATTGCTCAGACCCAACACCATTCAAAGCCGCACTAACCTCAACATACAAGGTGGTACTGAAAAAATGAAGTACTTTATTGCAGGTGCTTATTTGTATCAGAATGGTGTAGTAAAGGATTTCGGGTCGCCAGATGATATCCAGAATAACTATTACTACAAGCGTTACAATTTTAGGTCCAACCTCGATGTGCAGCTTACCAAAACATTATTACTCAACTTTGACTTATCCGGCAATTTTGGAGAGCAGAATGTGCCACACAGCTTGGGTAAAAATGGTGCCTTTACCAATAATATATTTTTAGAGATAAAAGATTATACGTCATTGCCGCCATTTGCTTATCAAATCTATAATCCTGATAGAAGCTATAGTTATAATCCGGCTTATCCTACCAATATCGTTGGCCGTTTGGCAACCGGCGGTTACGAGCGCGATTACAATACCGATATTTTATCGAACATAAAGCTTACACAAAAATTGGATTTCATCACCAAGGGATTATCGGTCAGAGCGCTTATTGCCTATAATTCGAGATACGGTTATGCTCGTGATTTAACCCGCACCTACTTTCCTTCTTATATCTACAATCCGGCAACCGGTAAATATACACCCTATAATAACGGGTCGGCTTATGTAACCCGGCTCGAAAATTTAAGTTTGGCTTACAGTGCCAATGCCAATGCTTATAAGCGGCTAAATACACAGTTTTCATTAAACTATGATAATAAGTTTGGCGATCACCGTATTTATGGTTTAGCATTATTTAACCAATACAGTAACGTACCAACTAGGGCAACATCCACAGCCACCTATGTAGATGTGCCTATTAACTTTAGAGGCGCAACCGGCCGTATTGGTTATGATTACAAACAACGGTATCTATTAGAATTTAACGGCGCCTATAATGGTTCCAGCCAGTTTCCTTCAAATAGCCGATTCGGATTTTTCCCGTCTGTTTCGGCCGGTTGGAACATTGCCGAAGAAAGCTTCATGAAAAACAGTAAGGCGTTGGATTTTATTGGTTTGCTCAAGTTAAGAGGATCTTATGGTTTGGTAGGTAGCGATGCTTTTACAGTTAGTGGTGATTACGCCTATCTGCAAACGTACCCACGCAGCGGCAGCGCCAATATTGGCGAAACACCTAACGCCATTACACCAATTGTAGAAGGTCCGGCCGGGTCTGACATTACCTGGGAAAAAGAGCGTCAGCTAAACATTGGTATAGATATGACCTTATTTGATAACAAACTTAACATTACGGCTGATGTGTTTAACCGTAACCGATATGATATTTTAACCACCCGGCGCGATATTCCGGCTTTATTTGGTAACACAACCAACGCTGTTAACATAGGCCGGGTACGTAACAGGGGTTTTGAGGTGGATGCCCGTTATAACGGAAAAGCCGGTAAAGTAAACTACTTTGTGAGTGCTAATATATCAGTGGCCAAAAACAAAATCTTATACCAGTCTGAACCTAACCCGGCATATCCGTGGTTATCGTTAACCGGCTATCCGGTGGGTAGTATTTTGGGTTATAACTGGATAGGGTATTATCAAAGTGCCGACGAAATAGCCAATCCTAGTGTGCCTAAGCCGGTAAGTTCGGTAGTAGTTAAGCCAGGCGATTTAAAATACGCTGACTTAAACGGAGATGGTATTATTGATGTAAACGATCGTACAGTACTGCAATATCCAAACCTGCCCAATACTATTTTAGGTATGACTTTCGGATTTACTTACCGTAATTTCAGCTTTTCCAGCACGCTGCAAAGCGGTCTGAATTATAGCCTGCAGGGCGGATCGGCCGAGGTAAACCCGTTCCAGAATAATTTCCGGAAACTGCACTTAGATTACTGGACGCCTGAAAATACGAATCCCAGTTATCCACGTTTAACCGCCGTTTCTAACAGTTTGAATAATGCGCTTAGCTACGTGTCCGATTATTGGTACCGCCGCAGCGATTACCTGCGCCTTAAAACAGCCGAAATTTCTTACAGTTTACCCACTGCATTAATTAAGAAGCTGCATGTACTGGAAGGCGCCCGTATTTACGCCAACGGTTATAATCTATTCACCGTAGCGCTAAAGGGCAAGAGCAAGTTTGATATAGACCCCGAATCGGTTTCGGGTACAGGCAACGAGGGTACATATCCTCAGCAAAAAATTTATAATCTGGGTATTCAGTTATCATTTTAA
- a CDS encoding RagB/SusD family nutrient uptake outer membrane protein: MRKYLLYIAIAGVVAAFFSSCSKTGILDPKSTTDLNNETVFADSSRTIDFLFNLYADAGYTFSWRRFSNTASLAEGSDEAHGSYNGPTIVYVMVLNGSLNAQSTSPYADAWTTAYERIRSANVYLANVDKSPISAALKAQSKAEARCLRAWYYSVLIKNFGGVPLLADKVFGAADVIDVPRNSYDECVKYIVSELDAASQVLPVNYTAAIDYGRVTKGVCLAIKSRVLLFAASPLFNGGNIGKTPEQRRVVGYESYDASRWQLAADAAKAVMDLNVYSLHEDNATAPGYGFSKVFLMRKNSEYIFSGMQGLNKLLETNFAPRTRSTFSATPRAVPSQNLAEAFGMRNGKAITDQTSGYDDKNPFVNRDPRFNYTFIYNGSLWYLGSAASKQPVYTYVGAPTDGYGQIVYSTGYFWRKMMDENTSGSSGANTERCLPLIRYAEILMNYAEAKNELGDVSAAYDQIKIIRKRAGILPGADGLYGLKPNMTQAEMRQQIYNEKMVEFAWEDHRYFDVRRWKIAPQTQNVVLKAMKITRVNASSYTYEVVPVNANSQHIFNEANYFFPIMQSEISKVPQLIQNPGY; this comes from the coding sequence ATGAGAAAGTATCTTTTATATATAGCAATTGCCGGGGTAGTAGCGGCTTTTTTCTCTTCATGCAGCAAAACAGGTATTCTCGACCCGAAATCGACTACGGATCTGAATAACGAAACTGTTTTTGCAGACAGTAGCCGAACTATTGATTTCTTGTTTAACCTTTATGCCGATGCCGGTTACACCTTTTCGTGGCGGCGTTTCTCGAACACAGCCAGCCTGGCCGAAGGTTCTGATGAGGCACATGGCAGCTATAATGGCCCTACCATCGTATATGTGATGGTGCTGAATGGCTCATTAAATGCACAAAGTACCAGCCCGTACGCAGATGCATGGACCACTGCCTATGAACGTATACGGTCAGCTAACGTATACCTTGCTAATGTGGATAAAAGCCCCATATCTGCCGCTTTAAAAGCACAGTCAAAAGCCGAAGCCCGATGCTTACGGGCTTGGTATTATTCGGTACTTATCAAAAATTTTGGTGGTGTACCATTGCTGGCTGACAAAGTGTTTGGCGCTGCAGATGTGATAGATGTGCCCCGCAACTCTTACGATGAATGTGTTAAATACATTGTGTCAGAGCTTGATGCAGCCAGTCAGGTATTACCGGTTAATTATACAGCGGCTATTGATTATGGCAGAGTGACCAAAGGTGTTTGTCTGGCTATCAAGTCGAGGGTATTGTTGTTTGCGGCAAGTCCGCTCTTTAATGGCGGTAATATAGGCAAAACGCCGGAACAGCGTCGCGTGGTAGGTTACGAGTCTTATGATGCCAGCCGCTGGCAGTTGGCTGCCGATGCTGCCAAAGCGGTAATGGACTTAAATGTATATTCACTACATGAAGATAATGCCACGGCGCCTGGCTATGGTTTTTCTAAGGTGTTTTTAATGCGTAAAAACAGTGAATACATCTTCAGCGGCATGCAGGGGCTTAACAAACTACTCGAAACCAATTTTGCACCGCGTACGCGCAGCACCTTTTCAGCAACTCCACGGGCAGTGCCATCACAAAATTTAGCTGAAGCGTTTGGTATGCGTAATGGCAAAGCCATTACTGATCAAACTTCGGGCTATGATGATAAAAATCCGTTTGTTAATCGTGACCCTCGTTTTAACTATACATTCATTTACAATGGGTCGCTATGGTATTTAGGCAGTGCAGCCAGCAAACAACCGGTTTACACTTACGTAGGTGCACCTACAGACGGGTACGGGCAGATTGTTTATTCCACCGGGTATTTCTGGCGCAAAATGATGGACGAGAATACCTCTGGATCCAGCGGAGCAAATACCGAACGTTGCCTGCCACTCATCAGGTATGCCGAAATTTTGATGAACTATGCCGAAGCCAAAAATGAATTGGGCGATGTAAGTGCCGCTTATGATCAAATTAAAATAATAAGAAAACGGGCCGGAATATTGCCAGGCGCTGACGGTTTGTATGGGCTTAAGCCTAACATGACGCAAGCAGAAATGCGCCAGCAGATTTATAATGAAAAGATGGTGGAATTTGCCTGGGAAGATCATCGCTATTTTGATGTGCGCCGTTGGAAAATAGCGCCTCAAACTCAAAACGTCGTGCTTAAAGCTATGAAGATTACCCGGGTTAACGCCAGCAGTTATACCTATGAAGTGGTGCCGGTTAATGCTAATAGCCAACACATTTTTAACGAAGCCAATTATTTCTTTCCCATCATGCAGTCTGAGATATCAAAAGTTCCTCAGCTGATTCAAAATCCAGGTTATTAA
- a CDS encoding glycoside hydrolase family 16 protein, whose product MLAFAAVIATAQVTGVNQPPQGNMAGWTQVFLEDFKTDVPLGAFPGNAYGNKWSVYKDGTGVTNRPPTGKYYPSKVISVKDGILREDLHTEDGISMSAAISPLKDGAYLSQLYGKYSVRFKYVAAPGYKYAWLLWPKSNNWNDGEIDFAEGHDQNASAAFLHFEGAPRKQDEFKIPEVDMSQWHTFSCEWTPGKVVFKLDDKIFGTSERAEVPTKPMRMTLQSESCVGSPCPDAGARGLVEIDWVAIYAKQ is encoded by the coding sequence ATGTTAGCATTTGCAGCGGTAATAGCTACAGCGCAGGTAACCGGTGTAAACCAACCTCCACAAGGTAATATGGCGGGCTGGACACAAGTGTTTTTGGAAGACTTTAAAACAGATGTTCCGTTAGGCGCCTTTCCGGGAAACGCTTATGGCAACAAATGGAGTGTATACAAAGACGGAACCGGAGTAACCAACCGGCCGCCTACCGGCAAGTACTATCCTTCAAAAGTAATTAGTGTTAAAGATGGCATTCTACGAGAGGATCTGCATACTGAAGACGGTATCAGCATGTCGGCTGCAATAAGTCCCCTCAAGGATGGAGCTTACTTAAGTCAGTTGTATGGTAAGTACAGCGTGCGGTTTAAGTATGTAGCAGCACCAGGCTACAAGTATGCCTGGTTGCTTTGGCCCAAAAGCAACAACTGGAATGATGGTGAGATAGATTTTGCAGAGGGGCATGATCAAAACGCATCAGCAGCTTTTTTACATTTTGAAGGCGCGCCACGTAAGCAAGACGAATTCAAAATACCCGAAGTGGATATGAGCCAATGGCACACCTTCAGTTGCGAGTGGACGCCCGGAAAAGTAGTTTTCAAATTAGACGATAAGATATTCGGCACTTCTGAAAGAGCGGAAGTCCCCACTAAACCTATGCGCATGACCTTGCAATCCGAGTCGTGCGTGGGTTCACCGTGTCCTGACGCAGGCGCACGGGGCCTGGTTGAAATTGATTGGGTTGCCATATATGCCAAGCAATGA